The Desulfovibrio sp. Fe33 genome contains the following window.
TTCGGCGGCGCGGGCGTTCTGGAGGTGACCTACCGGACCCTCGGAACGAAGGGGCCGCGCAAGCGCCGCCGGGAAGCCCGGGTTACTCGCACGCTTTGAGGTAGTTCCGGTACAGCCTCGGGCTGATCCGCGAATATTGGTCGAAGTCGGATATCAGCTCCAGCCCGGGAACGATGGCCCGGACCACGGGAATGTTCAGGTCCCTGCGGGTCAGGTCCACGTATGTGGGCCGGTAGCCGTTGGCCAGGAGCGTCTTTTCCAGCACCATCACATCGCCCTCGGCGCTGCCCGTGGACATATCGGGCAGGTCCTCCAGGTTGCGGACGGGCAATCCTTCCGGCGCGGGGCCGCTCTTGGGGCCGGGGTAGGGGTAGGCCGTTTCGGTCATGGCCGAGATCAGGGCGGACTTGCCGTTCAGCGAACAGCCGCCGCCCTTGTTTACGTCGCCGTGCTTGCCGAGCACCACGGATTTGTAGCACGGCACGCCCAGTTCGGTGGTCATGTCCATGAACCAGACGTCGATGCCGTCCTCATGGTAGTTTTGCAGGAGCGAGCCGATTTCGGGGTCGCAGCTCCGCACGCGAAAACACCGTTTGGGGTCGAAAAGCTGTGTCGCGTCCGAGTCACGCTCGATGACTTCGGTGAGGGCCGCGGCCTTGGCTTCGAAGAGGGTGTTGCCCGAAGCGAGACCGGTGGAGCCCAGCGCGCTGAACAGGGTCTGTTCGTCCAGGTTGCAGAACAGGAACACGAATTGGGCCGGAACCAGAATGGGCTCGCCGCCGTGGCCGTGGCCCTCCATCCAGTGGAGTTTCTGGCCCGCATAGGGCACTTCCAGACGGATGTCGGCGGGGTTGACGGCGGGTGCGTCCAGTTCGTCGAAGGCGGCGAAGGTCAGCGGATACTCGCGGGCGTAGTTCAGCACTCCCTTGGGGCCGAAACTGGCGTAGGAGGAAAATCGTTCAGCCATTTCCATGGCGTAGGAGGCATCCGCCCGCTCCATGGAAAGCCCGCGTCCGTAGCAGGTCTGCAAGCCTTGCAGGGAGTTGGACAGGTTGCCGTTGACCGTGCGCGTCTTGACGGACCAGTGGCGAAGTCGGGCCACGGGCGACAGGGAGGCCCGGTGCTCCATGGCGGGACCCATGAAGGCGTCGGCCTTGTCCAAGGCGGGCAGGGCCGTGTCTATGGTTTCCTGCAACGGCCTGCGGGCCAGGGGCGCGGGAAGATCGCCGTCCATTTCGGCTCGGATCGTCGCGGCGTTCACCGGCTCGGTCGCGTCCAGCTCCTTCGCGTCGAAAAGCGGCTCGGGCGCGTCTTCCGGGGTCGGCAGGGGCGCGAGAGTGAAGATGTTGCGGCCGAAGATGCGGGCCCATTCCCTGTGCCGGGGCTGGTCTTCGAGTAGATGGGAACGGATGTGGATGGCCGGTGTATGGTCCAGCAAAAACTCGGGATCAACGCCGTCGAACAGGGGCAGGAGCCGGTTCAGCCGCTGGTGGCAGATGCACGCTTCAAACATGACTGCGGCGACCGCCGGATCGGATTCGCCTTTGTCGCGCATGATTTCCGTAATCATCTTTTCCAGCTTGCGCGGACGGAATTCCTTGAAGCCCTGGAGCACGAATTCGTGCATGTAGTCGTCGAAGGGATGGGCGCGGAGGTGGTCGAGCATCTCGTTGTGGCTCAGGTTCACGTCCGGCAGGGCGGCGAACATCCCCACCCCGAAATCCGTATTCATCATCTGCAATTTGTAGCGCATGGGCTTCCTCCGGTTTCCCGCTTCGTTTTTCGCCGCCGTTCCCGTGAGAAGGAGGGGCGCACAGGGCAAGGCGCTACGCTATGGCATTCCTCGATGGAGTACAAGGGCCGTTCCGGCGGGGGGATACATGAAGCGGCCGGGAAAGACGCCCCCTTCCCGGTCCATGGTCATCGAAGCGCGCGACCATGGACCGGGAAGAAATTGTCTTGACGATGCGGAAATGGAAACGGGCGGAGAAGTCCGCCTACGCCTTGGCGGACACGGCCAATTCCTCGGCCATGGGAAGCAGGGCGCGGCCGATGGCCGCAGCTCCGGCCGCATTGGGGTGCAGGCCGTCCAGCAGGGTCAGGGACGGGTCGCCCTGATACGGAGCGAGGATGTCCGGGAACAGGGGGAGGCCGTACCGCTCGGCCAGGGCCGGGAATACGGCTTCAAAGTCCGTCCGGTAGGCCTCGTCCGGATTGAGACCGGCGTTTACGCCCACCAACAGAACCGGAATGTTCCGCTTCCTGAACGCCTCGATAAGGAGGGCGAGCCGCGACTCGACATCCTCGGCCGGTTCGTCCAGAAAGCAATCGTTGGCCCCGAAGGCCAGGATCACGCCGTCCGGGTCGGCCTCGATCACCCGGTCAAGACGGCGCAGCCCGTCTTCGGCGGTATCGCCGGACACTCCGAAATTGAGACAGCGGGCGTCCACTCCCCGATCGCGCAGGGAGCGTTCCAGCACGGCGGGCAGGGCTTCGTCATGGGCGAGGCCGTAGCCTTCGGTCAGGCTGTCGCCGAAGCAGGCTATACGGAACGGGGAGGGCATGGCCTAGCCGTTGATCCAGAGCTTCACCCTGGCGGATTCCTCGGCCCAGTCCTTGCTCAGGCGCAGGTTGAGGAATTGGGTGTAGGCCACGTCGATCATTTCGAGGCAACGCTCCAGCAGGAACATTTTTTCCAGGAACTTGGCGTCCGGGTCGTCGCCCTCGTCGTCCTTGGTGTTGATCTTCGGAGTCTTCAGGCCGGACAGGCCGAAGTCCGTGGAGTTGACCGTGACCAGCCATTCGTCCTCGTCCATGGAGAAGAGCAGTTGCGCCTTGTTGACCTTTTTGCCGGTACGCAGGCCGGTCTTGGCCTCGGACAGTTCGCCGGCCGGGCTGGATACCGTGGCCGTGGCCTTGGTTTCGCCCTCGCCGCCCTGAACGGAGACTTTCTGCTCCATTTGCAGGGTGAAGGTCCGGTTGTCTTCGAGCTTGAAGAGCACGGTATCCTGGTCTGTCTTGAACCAGAGCCAGGTCAGGAAGTCCTGGCCGAGCAGTGTGTTTTCGCGTTCAACGAGTGAAAGATCCATGGCGTGCTCCTAAACGAAGATGGTCGGGTCGAGGTTTTCCAGCCTGGGCGCGGCGTCTTCGCCGAGGATGTCCATGGCCATGAAGAACGGGGTCAGCGGTTCCAGGTGGAGGTCGAAGGTCAGGGTGAAATGGTCTTCGAACAGGGAACGGACCTTGGCGTTGGTGGTGGACAGGTAAATCCGGTTGGCGGTCGGGTTCCAGATGATGTCGAAGACCGCCGGGATGGGCAGGGTGCGGGCGCGAAGCTTGAGGGCTACCTGTTCCTTGATCTCGCGTTTGCGGTCGCGGGAGACGAAGTTCTTGCCCTGCTCCTTGTTGTACGCGAGTTCCTTGTTCACCGCGATGGTGTTGTGCTTCTTGAGCACGGAAGGCGGGATGCGCCGGGTGTCCAGCCGCAGGGAGAAGGCGAAATAGTTGGCCTTTTCCGGCGGCGACACGGTCCAGTTCATGTCCAGCATGTCGTCGAGGTTGGTCCATCCGAAGGAACGCTCGTCGGCTGTGCCGTCGATGTCCACCATGCAGAATTGCCTCAGTTTTTCAGGCACCTGCTGAAGAAGTTCGGTAGGCACGTCTTCTATGATGCGGTATCGTGTCAGCCCGAGGCTGGAAGATAGAATGCTCAATTCAGGGCTCCTTGGGAGTTCATGTTCCGGGACCCATTCAGGTAAAACCTCTTGGCCTTCGTGTAAAGCGGATTTAGCTGGGGGAAGACGGCCGCCGTCTTTCGCGTTCCCTTGTTTTCCAGGAGTTTCGCGGCTATGCTCAAGGCTAAAAATCAGGAGAATATCATGTCCAACAACGGGTTGCCGGAATTGATAGCGTATCTGGAAAAAGTGAGCGGCGAGGTCGGGCGCATCGAGGCGGAAGGAGAGCGCGCTTTGGCCGGTGAGGGACAGGCCGCCTTCCAGGCCTGCCTGGAACGGAAGGCAGGGTTGCTGGCCGGACTGGCTGAAAACGCAGGGGAATTCGTGGAGGAGATACCCGGAACGCTGGGCGACGATATAGCCGAGCGGCTTGAGCGGTTCTCCGCGAGCGCGGCGACGGCCCTTCGCATCGGCAGCGTCTTTTTCATGACGGCGCTGCTCTATCCCGAGGATCACAAGCCGGGCGAGCCCAATGACCTGGAGGCGTATATTGCTGAATTGCGGGCGCTGAACGGGGGCGAGGGCTAGCTTTTCGTCCCCCTGGCGGCGACCCTGCGGGCGGCGAGCTGTTTTTCGCCTTCCAGGACGAGGTGGTCAACCGCTTCTTCCTGCTTCCGGTCCATGTCCTTGAATATGCAGCCGACCACGCCGCGTTCGTGGCGCACGACTTCGCAAGGGACGCTCTCAACCACTCGCCCGCCGTCCAAGAGCAAATCCATTTTGATCTTTGCTCCGGTCTTGATTCGGGGTTTCTCAAAGCGGAAGCCCAGGCCGGACGAGCTGATGTCCGTCACCGGATACGTCTTGCCCAACCGGGGGATGAAGACGGCAAGCCCCTTGACCGTGACGCGGAACGCCTTGCGCTTGGTGATCCTGCCGTCCTTTATGGTGATGCTGAAACCGAGGGCGGCATCGTCGATCGGCTTGGAGTGGGAACTTTCGTTTTCGTGGGACGTTACGGACGGCGGCGCGGCCTTCTTGCTGCCTTTGCGGTCGGTTGCCGCAAGTTTGACCGTATCGGGCGCGGCCTGAGGACGGTCTTTCCCGGATCGGGAGAATATCTTGCCCAGAGAGTTGAGAATGCCCATGCGCTGTCGTTTGTTGAAGGGTTTCGCGTCTGTCGCCGATATTAGGCCAAAGCCCGGATTCTGACAAGCGAACGGCAGCGGGGACTATCGCGGCGGGGAGCCTGCCGTCTGTCCGCGCCAAGCGGGGGACGGTTGCGGTTCCGTTGCGCGGCGGAGGAATCGCCCAAATGGCGATATGGGGTTGACAACAAGCCTGTTCGAGGGGCAATAAGGTATATCTTTCAAGTAAATTGGGCGATCGAGGAGGAATAACATGATTGGCGAACTGCTTCACGGCATGACTCAGAGCACCGGTGCCGGATTTGTCGGCGTGTCCCTGATTTTCATTTATCTGGCCTGGATTCTCGCCATCGGCGTCATCCGCGTGCGCGAGGCCATGCACGACAGCCACCACTAGAACGCAGGAAAACGCGGTTTTCGAATCGCGTATCCGACTCTATTTTTGAGAAGCCGCTTCCCTTTGTCGGGGGAAGCGGCTTCGTCGTTTTCAAGATTCGGGAGGGCCGATCAGAACATGCCCTGAGCTTCCTTGGCCACCTCCATGAG
Protein-coding sequences here:
- a CDS encoding YcaO-like family protein; translation: MRYKLQMMNTDFGVGMFAALPDVNLSHNEMLDHLRAHPFDDYMHEFVLQGFKEFRPRKLEKMITEIMRDKGESDPAVAAVMFEACICHQRLNRLLPLFDGVDPEFLLDHTPAIHIRSHLLEDQPRHREWARIFGRNIFTLAPLPTPEDAPEPLFDAKELDATEPVNAATIRAEMDGDLPAPLARRPLQETIDTALPALDKADAFMGPAMEHRASLSPVARLRHWSVKTRTVNGNLSNSLQGLQTCYGRGLSMERADASYAMEMAERFSSYASFGPKGVLNYAREYPLTFAAFDELDAPAVNPADIRLEVPYAGQKLHWMEGHGHGGEPILVPAQFVFLFCNLDEQTLFSALGSTGLASGNTLFEAKAAALTEVIERDSDATQLFDPKRCFRVRSCDPEIGSLLQNYHEDGIDVWFMDMTTELGVPCYKSVVLGKHGDVNKGGGCSLNGKSALISAMTETAYPYPGPKSGPAPEGLPVRNLEDLPDMSTGSAEGDVMVLEKTLLANGYRPTYVDLTRRDLNIPVVRAIVPGLELISDFDQYSRISPRLYRNYLKACE
- a CDS encoding GDSL-type esterase/lipase family protein, encoding MPSPFRIACFGDSLTEGYGLAHDEALPAVLERSLRDRGVDARCLNFGVSGDTAEDGLRRLDRVIEADPDGVILAFGANDCFLDEPAEDVESRLALLIEAFRKRNIPVLLVGVNAGLNPDEAYRTDFEAVFPALAERYGLPLFPDILAPYQGDPSLTLLDGLHPNAAGAAAIGRALLPMAEELAVSAKA
- a CDS encoding recombination-associated protein RdgC; this translates as MSILSSSLGLTRYRIIEDVPTELLQQVPEKLRQFCMVDIDGTADERSFGWTNLDDMLDMNWTVSPPEKANYFAFSLRLDTRRIPPSVLKKHNTIAVNKELAYNKEQGKNFVSRDRKREIKEQVALKLRARTLPIPAVFDIIWNPTANRIYLSTTNAKVRSLFEDHFTLTFDLHLEPLTPFFMAMDILGEDAAPRLENLDPTIFV
- a CDS encoding PilZ domain-containing protein: MGILNSLGKIFSRSGKDRPQAAPDTVKLAATDRKGSKKAAPPSVTSHENESSHSKPIDDAALGFSITIKDGRITKRKAFRVTVKGLAVFIPRLGKTYPVTDISSSGLGFRFEKPRIKTGAKIKMDLLLDGGRVVESVPCEVVRHERGVVGCIFKDMDRKQEEAVDHLVLEGEKQLAARRVAARGTKS